The Xiphias gladius isolate SHS-SW01 ecotype Sanya breed wild chromosome 9, ASM1685928v1, whole genome shotgun sequence genome window below encodes:
- the LOC120794370 gene encoding double C2-like domain-containing protein alpha isoform X2 — MSRMLCGEEASLGTLEFDLLYERATSSLHCTVLRAKGLKPMDFNGLADPYVKLHLLPGACKANKLKTKTVRNTLNPVWNETLTYCGITEEDMYRKTLRVSVCDEDKLTHNEFIGESRVALRRVKPDQTKHFNICLEHPPPLPSPTAMSTALRGISCYLREWETEQQRSLEERGRLLLCLQYLPPTGDGDVKGEAKERARGGLCVGVKRCAHLAAMDVNGYSDPYVKTYLKPDVHKKSKHKTAVIKKTLNPEFNEEFFYEISFSELATKTLEVTVWDYDLGKSNDFIGGVSLGCHSQGETLQHWIDCLKNKGAKVERWHTLTNELPGSTLQE, encoded by the exons ATGTCTCGTATGCTGTGTGGAGAAGAAG CCTCCCTGGGGACTTTAGAGTTTGACCTACTGTATGAGAGAGCCACCAGCTCCTTACACTGCACAGTCCTGAGAGCAAAG GGTCTGAAACCGATGGATTTCAATGGTTTGGCTGATCCTTACGTCAAACTGCATCTTCTGCCAGGAGCTTGCAAG GCCAATAAACTGAAAACCAAGACTGTTCGAAACACACTGAACCCTGTGTGGAATGAGACGCTCACCTACTGTGGAATCACAGAGGAAGACATGTACCGCAAAACACTCCG GGTTTCCGTGTGCGATGAAGACAAGCTGACACATAATGAGTTCATCGGGGAGTCACGGGTGGCCCTGCGCCGTGTGAAGCCTGACCAGACCAAACACTTTAACATCTGTCTGGAGCATCCACCTCCT CTACCATCACCGACTGCAATGAGCACAGCCCTGAGAGGAATCTCCTGCTACCTGAGAGAG tgGGAGACGGAGCAGCAGAGGAGTCTAGAGGAGAGAGGCCGTTTGCTGCTCTGCCTGCAGTACCTCCCCCCGACTGGTGATGGCGATGTGAAGGGCGAGGCCAAAGAGAGGGCTCGCGGCGGGCTGTGTGTGGGCGTCAAACGCTGTGCCCACTTGGCCGCCATGGATGTCAATGGCTACTCAGACCCCTACGTTAAAAC GTATCTCAAGCCAGATGTTCACAAGAAGTCCAAGCACAAAACTGCAGTCATAAAAAAGACTCTCAACCCAGAGTTTAATGAG GAGTTCTTCTACGAAATCTCTTTCTCAGAGTTAGCCACCAAGACGCTGGAGGTCACAGTGTGGGACTACGACCTGGGGAAGTCCAATGACTTCATAG GGGGTGTGTCCTTAGGGTGTCACTCGCAGGGAGAGACTCTGCAGCACTGGATAGACTGTCTGAAGAACAAGGGGGCGAAGGTGGAGCGCTGGCACACGCTGACCAACGAGTTGCCTGGATCCACACTGCAGGAATGA
- the LOC120794370 gene encoding double C2-like domain-containing protein alpha isoform X1: MTVRKGKRLGISIQEHMAIDVCPGPIRPIRQISAYFPRLSPTSSFSEPLSPNQVAAPTTLSPGSAGQGGGAVGRGGGGGGSGLLSPLLPGGAGGGGSLSAMSSMDTSIEIDSCDSDDNTSLGTLEFDLLYERATSSLHCTVLRAKGLKPMDFNGLADPYVKLHLLPGACKANKLKTKTVRNTLNPVWNETLTYCGITEEDMYRKTLRVSVCDEDKLTHNEFIGESRVALRRVKPDQTKHFNICLEHPPPLPSPTAMSTALRGISCYLREWETEQQRSLEERGRLLLCLQYLPPTGDGDVKGEAKERARGGLCVGVKRCAHLAAMDVNGYSDPYVKTYLKPDVHKKSKHKTAVIKKTLNPEFNEEFFYEISFSELATKTLEVTVWDYDLGKSNDFIGGVSLGCHSQGETLQHWIDCLKNKGAKVERWHTLTNELPGSTLQE, from the exons ATGACTGTGCGAAAAGGAAAACGTTTAGGCATCTCCATCCAGGAGCACATGGCCATCGACGTCTGCCCGGGCCCCATCCGCCCCATTCGTCAAATCTCTGCTTATTTCCCTCGCCTCTCGCCCACTTCTTCCTTCTCTGAGCCGCTCTCGCCCAATCAGGTGGCAGCTCCCACCACACTCAGCCCTGGCAGCGCAGGTCAAGGTGGAGGGGCCGTCggaaggggaggaggtggaggaggcagcGGCCTGTTATCACCGCTGTTACCAGGGGGGGCGGGTGGAGGGGGCTCACTGTCAGCCATGAGCAGCATGGACACCTCCATCGAGATCGACAGCTGTGACAGCGATGATAACA CCTCCCTGGGGACTTTAGAGTTTGACCTACTGTATGAGAGAGCCACCAGCTCCTTACACTGCACAGTCCTGAGAGCAAAG GGTCTGAAACCGATGGATTTCAATGGTTTGGCTGATCCTTACGTCAAACTGCATCTTCTGCCAGGAGCTTGCAAG GCCAATAAACTGAAAACCAAGACTGTTCGAAACACACTGAACCCTGTGTGGAATGAGACGCTCACCTACTGTGGAATCACAGAGGAAGACATGTACCGCAAAACACTCCG GGTTTCCGTGTGCGATGAAGACAAGCTGACACATAATGAGTTCATCGGGGAGTCACGGGTGGCCCTGCGCCGTGTGAAGCCTGACCAGACCAAACACTTTAACATCTGTCTGGAGCATCCACCTCCT CTACCATCACCGACTGCAATGAGCACAGCCCTGAGAGGAATCTCCTGCTACCTGAGAGAG tgGGAGACGGAGCAGCAGAGGAGTCTAGAGGAGAGAGGCCGTTTGCTGCTCTGCCTGCAGTACCTCCCCCCGACTGGTGATGGCGATGTGAAGGGCGAGGCCAAAGAGAGGGCTCGCGGCGGGCTGTGTGTGGGCGTCAAACGCTGTGCCCACTTGGCCGCCATGGATGTCAATGGCTACTCAGACCCCTACGTTAAAAC GTATCTCAAGCCAGATGTTCACAAGAAGTCCAAGCACAAAACTGCAGTCATAAAAAAGACTCTCAACCCAGAGTTTAATGAG GAGTTCTTCTACGAAATCTCTTTCTCAGAGTTAGCCACCAAGACGCTGGAGGTCACAGTGTGGGACTACGACCTGGGGAAGTCCAATGACTTCATAG GGGGTGTGTCCTTAGGGTGTCACTCGCAGGGAGAGACTCTGCAGCACTGGATAGACTGTCTGAAGAACAAGGGGGCGAAGGTGGAGCGCTGGCACACGCTGACCAACGAGTTGCCTGGATCCACACTGCAGGAATGA
- the prrt2 gene encoding trafficking regulator of GLUT4 1 isoform X1: MAVNMMPAPTVWPGEEQPSLLDQEGSLSSQASISVPCPPVIGEHFIHSGSSPASTRPPLSKSKGELVIVINEKLKNSIGNGIHPAPAESTSPVISSPPRRQHSISYPHHGKTRKGSRAGSIGYTSFSPRPSISRHSSIATNPPLDRTKVKDYLLLSVLACFCPVWPINIVGFVYSIMSKNSLEQGNLDGAVRLGRVAKMLSMVSLVGGTVIIIACIINLAINVKT, translated from the exons ATGGCTGTGAACATGATGCCAGCTCCCACCGTTTGGCCAGGGGAGGAACAACCGTCGCTGCTGGACCAGGAGGGCTCTCTGTCGAGTCAAGCCTCCATCTCTGTGCCATGCCCACCAGTCATAGGTGAACATTTCATCCACAGCGGCAGCAGCCCAGCCAGCACACGGCCCCCCCTCAGCAAATCCAAAGGAGAGCTAGTCATAGTCATCAACGAGAAACTGAAGAACA GTATAGGTAATGGGATACACCCAGCGCCCGCAGAGAGCACCTCTCCagtcatctcctctcctcccagaAGACAACACTCCATCTCTTACCCTCATCACGGCAAGACCAGAAAGGGGAGCAGGGCTGGCTCCATTGGCTACACCTCCTTTTCACCCAGGCCGTCGATTTCTCGCCACTCCAGCATCGCCACCAACCCACCCTTGGACCGGACCAAGGTTAAAGACTACCTCCTCCTGTCTGTTCTGGCCTGCTTCTGCCCCGTCTGGCCCATAAACATTGTAGGATTTGTCTACTCCATCATG TCCAAGAACAGTCTCGAGCAGGGAAACCTGGATGGTGCTGTGCGCCTAGGACGTGTGGCCAAGATGCTCTCCATGGTATCACTAGTAGGAGGGACCGTCATTATCATCGCCTGCATTATCAACCTGGCCA taaatGTGAAAACCTGA
- the prrt2 gene encoding trafficking regulator of GLUT4 1 isoform X2 has protein sequence MAVNMMPAPTVWPGEEQPSLLDQEGSLSSQASISVPCPPVIGEHFIHSGSSPASTRPPLSKSKGELVIVINEKLKNSNGIHPAPAESTSPVISSPPRRQHSISYPHHGKTRKGSRAGSIGYTSFSPRPSISRHSSIATNPPLDRTKVKDYLLLSVLACFCPVWPINIVGFVYSIMSKNSLEQGNLDGAVRLGRVAKMLSMVSLVGGTVIIIACIINLAINVKT, from the exons ATGGCTGTGAACATGATGCCAGCTCCCACCGTTTGGCCAGGGGAGGAACAACCGTCGCTGCTGGACCAGGAGGGCTCTCTGTCGAGTCAAGCCTCCATCTCTGTGCCATGCCCACCAGTCATAGGTGAACATTTCATCCACAGCGGCAGCAGCCCAGCCAGCACACGGCCCCCCCTCAGCAAATCCAAAGGAGAGCTAGTCATAGTCATCAACGAGAAACTGAAGAACA GTAATGGGATACACCCAGCGCCCGCAGAGAGCACCTCTCCagtcatctcctctcctcccagaAGACAACACTCCATCTCTTACCCTCATCACGGCAAGACCAGAAAGGGGAGCAGGGCTGGCTCCATTGGCTACACCTCCTTTTCACCCAGGCCGTCGATTTCTCGCCACTCCAGCATCGCCACCAACCCACCCTTGGACCGGACCAAGGTTAAAGACTACCTCCTCCTGTCTGTTCTGGCCTGCTTCTGCCCCGTCTGGCCCATAAACATTGTAGGATTTGTCTACTCCATCATG TCCAAGAACAGTCTCGAGCAGGGAAACCTGGATGGTGCTGTGCGCCTAGGACGTGTGGCCAAGATGCTCTCCATGGTATCACTAGTAGGAGGGACCGTCATTATCATCGCCTGCATTATCAACCTGGCCA taaatGTGAAAACCTGA